One Tissierellales bacterium genomic window, ATTTTAACTGGAATCTTAGATCCTAGTAACAATCCACCAACCTCTGACATGTAAATTAATTGTGTTACTGATACTGCAGCTATTATAAACAATGTCATTGGATTTTGAATAGTTCCAGCTGCAATTACAGATGGTAAGAACATGTCTGCAAAACCAACAACTAGTGTTTGTGATGCTGCTACTGCTTCTGGTACACCTAACGCATTCAATAATGGAATAAATGGTTTACCAAGAATTGCAAATGTTGGTGTGTATGTTGCTATCAATAGTGCTATAGTTCCCATAGCCATAACCACTGGTGCTACTCCAACCCACATATCTAAAACATTGTGAATACCTTGAACTAAAATATCTTTGACACTATTATTTTCATATGCACGATCAACAGCTTTTTTAACTCCCCATGATAATGATGAATGTCCCTCTGGAATAGTTTCATCAATCTCTTTTTTCTGCTCTCCAATATACAAGTTCGACTTTTTAGACAACGGCCATATTCTAGGTGTGATAAGTGCTGCAACAACACCTGCTACTAATATTGTCAAATAAAACTGTCCAAACATTTCTTGAAGACCTACTTGCGCCAATACAACCAAACTAAAAGTAATAGATACAGCTGAGAATGTAGTACCTATAACTGCCGCTTCTCTCTGATTGTAATACCCTTCTTCATATTGCTTACTAGTCAATAATACCCCTATCGTTCCATCTCCAAGCCAAGAAGCTATACAGTCTATTGAAGAACGACCAGGCAATGTAAATATTGGTCTCATAAGTTTTGTAAGAAGTGCTCCAAATAATTCAAGCAATCCAAAGTTTAATAATAGAGGTATAAGCATACCTGCAAATAGGAATACCGAGAATAATACAGGTAACAAATCATTTAACAACAATCCACCTGTATCTGCTGAGTAAACCATCTCTGTACCAAGTTTGAAATATGTCATCACTACAAATACAAAACCTAAAACCCTAGCTATATACCAGAGTGGAGATACTTTAAATAAACTAGTTAAAAATGGACTTTTTTCGATAAAATCAATCTTAACAAATTTCACTAAAGTACTCATGATGCAAGTAAAACCGATAATTCCTACCATGATTGCCGGTATGTACGCCCCCAATACGCCCTGCAACCAGTTAGAGAAAATAGCAACTGGAATAGTAATTTTACCATCAATTGATACCGGAATCATGAACAAAATAACACCGATCAGTGATGGTATCAAAAATCTAAATATACTTTTTCCATTTGATGTTACCTTTGAATCGTCTACTGCTTTGTTTTCATTATGAGCTTCCATAATGTCACTCCTTTATTTTTTTATTTTAAGACGTGATTGACGTCTTTTTAACAAATTGCATAAATTCTATTATTATTCACTCTTTTTATCATTATACAAAATTTTTCGACACTTTGCAAATTTCTAAACAATATTTAGTTTCTTTATTAACAATCCGCCTTTTTGCATAAATTTGCATTTAATGTATTTTCTTTCATTAATTCTAACGTATTCTCCTTATATTATACACTATTTTTCGGTTTTTTTATACAAAAAAATTTATTTTTAATCTCAATTGTATTTTCCGACTTTTTAACTCCGATTATCAAATCGTTTTTTCGCGCTCTTCAAAAATGTATTTTTAGTGAATGTAAACGTTTTCCATTCAATGTTTTTTCACTTATTTTCCATTGACTTCATCGCGTTGATGCAAATGTAATTATTTTCTATAAAAATAAAATGAGACTGTCTTCAATAGACAATCTCACCTATATTTTAAT contains:
- a CDS encoding YjiH family protein, which gives rise to MEAHNENKAVDDSKVTSNGKSIFRFLIPSLIGVILFMIPVSIDGKITIPVAIFSNWLQGVLGAYIPAIMVGIIGFTCIMSTLVKFVKIDFIEKSPFLTSLFKVSPLWYIARVLGFVFVVMTYFKLGTEMVYSADTGGLLLNDLLPVLFSVFLFAGMLIPLLLNFGLLELFGALLTKLMRPIFTLPGRSSIDCIASWLGDGTIGVLLTSKQYEEGYYNQREAAVIGTTFSAVSITFSLVVLAQVGLQEMFGQFYLTILVAGVVAALITPRIWPLSKKSNLYIGEQKKEIDETIPEGHSSLSWGVKKAVDRAYENNSVKDILVQGIHNVLDMWVGVAPVVMAMGTIALLIATYTPTFAILGKPFIPLLNALGVPEAVAASQTLVVGFADMFLPSVIAAGTIQNPMTLFIIAAVSVTQLIYMSEVGGLLLGSKIPVK